From a region of the Lentilactobacillus curieae genome:
- a CDS encoding type 1 glutamine amidotransferase domain-containing protein yields the protein MSKIAVLVTDFVEDIEYTSPVEALEKAGNDITVIEFEAGKTVEGKHGTKIKVDKAISDVKPEDFDGLLIPGGFSPDQLRDDEKMVDFVKSFLLASKPTFAICHGPQLFIQTGLTKGRKMTAYNTVRPDLYYAGAEVEDKAVVVDNNLVTSRTPDDLDQFNAAIVDTLK from the coding sequence ATGAGCAAAATTGCTGTTCTTGTGACCGACTTTGTAGAAGATATTGAATATACTTCACCAGTGGAAGCATTGGAAAAAGCCGGTAACGACATTACTGTTATTGAATTTGAAGCAGGTAAAACTGTTGAAGGTAAGCACGGCACCAAAATCAAGGTCGACAAAGCTATCTCAGATGTTAAGCCAGAAGATTTTGATGGCCTGTTAATTCCTGGTGGCTTCTCTCCTGACCAACTTCGTGATGACGAAAAGATGGTAGACTTTGTTAAATCATTCTTGTTAGCAAGCAAACCAACCTTTGCAATCTGCCACGGCCCACAATTGTTTATCCAAACTGGATTAACTAAAGGTCGCAAGATGACTGCGTACAACACCGTTCGCCCCGATCTTTACTACGCAGGTGCAGAAGTTGAGGATAAGGCAGTCGTTGTTGATAACAACTTAGTTACTAGCCGAACTCCAGATGACCTCGACCAATTTAACGCCGCAATCGTCGACACACTGAAGTAA
- a CDS encoding SDR family oxidoreductase produces MTNVLILGANGKIAHLAEEQLLSETDAHMKLFLRNASRLQVADSKRQTVIEGDVTDAETLKSALSGVDVVYANLSGSNIESQAKTVVAAMDAAGVKRLVWISTLGIYDEVPGKYGEWNHQMLDGGYLETYSAAAKVIEASDLDYTLIRPAWLSNKDIVDYEITQKGEPFKGTEVSRKSIADVVVKLIEDPTKEIRRSLGVNQPGTDGDKPSFY; encoded by the coding sequence ATGACAAATGTACTGATTTTAGGGGCAAACGGAAAGATTGCTCATTTAGCTGAAGAACAGTTACTTTCTGAAACAGATGCTCACATGAAATTATTCTTGAGAAACGCAAGCCGACTCCAAGTTGCTGACAGTAAACGTCAGACCGTAATTGAGGGTGACGTGACTGACGCAGAGACCCTAAAGAGTGCTTTGAGTGGTGTGGATGTTGTCTACGCAAACCTATCTGGTAGTAATATTGAGAGTCAAGCAAAAACTGTGGTAGCAGCGATGGATGCTGCTGGTGTAAAACGTCTCGTCTGGATTTCAACCCTTGGAATTTATGACGAGGTTCCGGGGAAATATGGCGAGTGGAACCATCAAATGCTTGATGGCGGTTACCTAGAAACGTACTCCGCAGCAGCAAAGGTGATCGAAGCGTCTGACTTAGACTACACCTTAATTCGCCCAGCCTGGTTATCCAATAAAGACATTGTTGATTATGAGATTACGCAAAAGGGTGAGCCATTTAAAGGTACCGAAGTTTCTAGAAAGAGCATTGCTGACGTTGTTGTTAAACTGATTGAAGATCCAACAAAAGAAATTCGGCGTTCCTTGGGAGTAAATCAACCTGGTACAGATGGCGATAAGCCAAGCTTCTACTAA
- a CDS encoding NADPH-dependent FMN reductase — translation MSYKIGIILGSTRSNSLGSKIMDYLKNTFKSTEEVEYTWISLKDYPLPLYDHEETPLSERIQGLNDAESKWLSVIAEQDGYIMMTPEYDHAITGAFKNALDYIGPEVDHKPVQIISYSHFSDGGMLAAESIVEILQMLKMMVLPEPVLIWNADPNFVDDGKLDMSVENSDHFAARFQDAFKDIEFYIRVLKDNPFNRE, via the coding sequence ATGTCATACAAAATTGGAATAATTTTAGGAAGTACCAGATCCAACTCACTTGGTTCAAAAATCATGGATTACTTGAAGAACACTTTCAAGTCGACTGAGGAAGTTGAGTACACATGGATCAGTCTTAAGGACTACCCATTGCCACTTTATGACCATGAAGAAACTCCGTTGTCTGAGCGAATTCAAGGTTTGAATGATGCAGAATCAAAATGGTTGTCAGTGATTGCTGAACAAGATGGTTACATCATGATGACTCCAGAATACGATCATGCGATTACTGGTGCATTCAAAAATGCTTTGGATTACATTGGCCCAGAAGTTGATCACAAGCCAGTACAAATCATTAGCTACTCACACTTTAGTGATGGGGGAATGCTTGCTGCTGAGTCAATTGTGGAAATTCTTCAAATGCTTAAGATGATGGTTCTACCAGAACCAGTTTTAATTTGGAATGCTGATCCTAACTTTGTTGATGATGGCAAGTTGGATATGAGTGTTGAAAACAGTGACCACTTTGCGGCACGTTTCCAAGATGCATTTAAGGATATTGAGTTTTATATTCGTGTGTTGAAAGATAACCCGTTTAATAGGGAGTGA
- the aroD gene encoding type I 3-dehydroquinate dehydratase, whose protein sequence is MNPVKLRNVNVGSGLPKIAVPITAKTVPSILEQAEVIRGYLPDIVEWRLDLFNDVDDFSLVSDVSAQLRQILDEIPILATFRTAAEGGNQPFNEDKYFELGNVMVTDRYVDAIDVELLRDSKRVDKLVEDAHQNGIVVVMSNHEFQRTPDKQKLMRRFSQMSDKHADILKIAVMPQSVEDVLTLLDVTNQADKRFDEPIVTMSMGNLGKITRVSGELFGSAITFATVGQESAPGQFSIGVLRRMMKRLKI, encoded by the coding sequence ATGAATCCAGTGAAGTTGAGAAATGTAAATGTGGGATCCGGGTTGCCAAAGATTGCCGTACCAATCACGGCCAAAACGGTCCCGAGTATCCTCGAGCAAGCTGAGGTAATCAGGGGATACCTTCCTGACATTGTGGAGTGGCGTCTTGATTTGTTTAATGATGTCGATGACTTTTCATTGGTATCAGACGTTAGTGCCCAGCTTCGGCAAATATTAGATGAGATTCCAATTTTGGCGACGTTTAGAACCGCAGCAGAAGGTGGAAACCAGCCCTTTAATGAAGATAAATATTTTGAACTGGGAAACGTGATGGTGACTGACAGATACGTTGATGCAATTGATGTTGAGTTGTTGCGTGATTCAAAGCGAGTGGATAAATTGGTTGAAGATGCCCACCAGAATGGGATTGTTGTTGTAATGAGCAACCATGAATTTCAGCGAACACCTGATAAACAAAAATTAATGCGAAGATTTTCGCAGATGAGTGATAAGCATGCTGACATTTTAAAAATCGCGGTAATGCCTCAAAGTGTCGAGGATGTTTTAACCTTACTGGATGTGACTAATCAAGCCGATAAGCGGTTTGATGAACCTATCGTTACGATGTCTATGGGTAACTTGGGTAAAATCACTCGGGTAAGTGGAGAGTTGTTTGGCTCTGCGATTACCTTTGCGACGGTTGGGCAAGAATCAGCACCAGGCCAATTTTCAATTGGGGTGTTGAGAAGAATGATGAAGAGATTGAAGATTTAA